A region from the Lysobacter antibioticus genome encodes:
- the pth gene encoding aminoacyl-tRNA hydrolase codes for MADLRLIVGLGNPGSEHTRTRHNAGFWFVDALNEKFGGRFGLESKLFGETSKIEIAGRPVWLLKPATFMNLSGKSVTAALRYWKIEPEEALLAHDELDLAPGTARLKFDGGHGGQNGLRDTIQLLGHGKFHRLRIGIGHPGHKDKVTPWVLGRPGKADEATILRAIDDAIEVMPLAVQGNLMDAMTRLHTPKS; via the coding sequence ATGGCAGATCTGCGCCTGATCGTCGGCCTCGGCAACCCGGGGTCGGAACACACCCGGACCCGGCACAATGCCGGGTTCTGGTTTGTGGACGCCCTGAACGAAAAGTTCGGCGGCCGGTTCGGCCTGGAGTCCAAATTGTTCGGCGAAACCTCGAAGATCGAGATCGCCGGGCGTCCGGTCTGGCTGCTCAAGCCGGCCACGTTCATGAACCTGTCGGGCAAGTCGGTCACCGCGGCCCTGCGTTACTGGAAGATCGAGCCCGAGGAGGCGCTGCTGGCGCACGACGAGCTCGACCTCGCGCCCGGCACGGCCCGGCTCAAGTTCGACGGCGGCCACGGCGGCCAGAACGGCTTGCGCGACACCATCCAGTTGCTCGGCCACGGCAAGTTCCACCGCCTGCGCATCGGCATCGGCCACCCCGGCCACAAGGACAAGGTCACTCCCTGGGTGCTCGGACGTCCTGGCAAGGCCGACGAGGCGACGATCCTGCGCGCGATCGACGACGCCATCGAGGTCATGCCGCTGGCGGTGCAGGGCAACCTGATGGACGCCATGACCCGCCTGCACACCCCGAAGTCGTGA
- the htpX gene encoding protease HtpX: MFKRIALFLATNLAVLILLGIVMSVLQNVFGIRLGNNGGILVMAAVFGFGGSLISLLMSKWIAKRTTGAYVIEQPRNETEQWLVATVRRQAEAAGIGMPEVAIYDAPEINAFATGANRNSALVAVSTGLMRAMSRDEAEAVLAHEVSHVANGDMVTMALIQGVLNTFVLFAARIVGGWIDAMLGGQRESRGPGIFYFVVVMVLDVVFGLIASMIAMAFSRYREFRADAGGAQLAGRHKMIAALQRLSQTYGQSTLPNQVQAFGISGAVGHGFSRLMRSHPPLEERIEALRNAPEQRPSGVVMR, from the coding sequence ATGTTCAAACGCATAGCCCTTTTCCTGGCCACCAACCTGGCCGTGCTGATCCTGCTCGGCATCGTCATGTCGGTGCTGCAGAACGTCTTCGGCATCCGCCTGGGCAACAACGGCGGCATCCTGGTCATGGCGGCGGTGTTCGGTTTCGGCGGCTCGTTGATCTCGCTGCTGATGTCGAAGTGGATCGCCAAACGCACCACCGGCGCCTACGTGATCGAACAGCCGCGCAACGAGACCGAGCAGTGGCTGGTCGCGACCGTGCGCCGCCAGGCCGAGGCGGCCGGCATCGGCATGCCCGAGGTGGCTATCTACGACGCCCCGGAAATCAACGCCTTCGCCACCGGCGCCAACCGCAACTCGGCGTTGGTCGCGGTGTCGACCGGGCTGATGCGGGCGATGAGCCGCGACGAAGCCGAAGCCGTGCTCGCCCACGAGGTCAGTCACGTCGCCAACGGCGACATGGTGACGATGGCCTTGATCCAGGGCGTGCTGAACACCTTCGTGTTGTTCGCCGCGCGCATCGTCGGCGGCTGGATCGACGCGATGCTCGGCGGCCAGCGCGAGTCGCGCGGCCCCGGCATCTTCTATTTCGTGGTGGTGATGGTGCTGGACGTGGTGTTCGGCCTGATCGCCAGCATGATCGCGATGGCGTTCTCGCGTTACCGCGAGTTCCGCGCCGACGCCGGCGGCGCCCAGCTCGCCGGCCGCCACAAGATGATCGCGGCGTTGCAGCGGCTGTCGCAGACCTACGGCCAAAGCACCCTGCCGAACCAGGTGCAGGCCTTCGGCATCAGCGGCGCGGTCGGGCATGGGTTTTCGCGCCTGATGCGCAGCCATCCGCCGCTGGAGGAGCGCATCGAGGCGCTGCGCAACGCGCCGGAGCAGCGCCCGTCGGGCGTGGTGATGCGTTGA
- a CDS encoding vWA domain-containing protein: MSLLSDWRELFAWPWWLLALPLPLLARWLLPAARDASAALKVPFGERLDAIAAVGGRNLRGGSAGWLLWLAWALLCIAAARPQQLGEAVQPPQVGRDMMLALDLSGSMSEPDMALSDAPVDRLTAAKAVLADFLDRRVGDRIGLIVFGRRAYVLTPLTLDRDTVRDQLKDSVVGLAGQETAIGDAVGLAVKRLREQPSGQRVLILLTDGVNTAGALDPNKAAELARDHQVRIHTIAFGGDGSMSLFGFKIAVPGGDPLDETSLRAIAQTTGGRFFRARDTAELAGIYAEIDRIEPVQRPGKAVRPRIERYIWPLAAAFGMALLAFAWPRRRPA; the protein is encoded by the coding sequence ATGTCCTTGCTCAGCGATTGGCGCGAGCTGTTCGCCTGGCCCTGGTGGCTGTTGGCCTTGCCGTTGCCCTTGCTTGCGCGTTGGCTGTTGCCGGCCGCGCGCGATGCTTCCGCCGCACTCAAGGTACCGTTCGGCGAACGCCTGGATGCGATCGCCGCCGTCGGCGGACGCAACCTGCGCGGCGGCAGTGCGGGTTGGCTGTTGTGGTTGGCCTGGGCGCTGTTGTGCATCGCCGCGGCGCGCCCGCAGCAACTCGGCGAAGCGGTGCAGCCGCCGCAGGTCGGCCGCGACATGATGCTCGCCCTGGATCTGTCGGGCAGCATGAGCGAACCGGACATGGCCCTGAGCGATGCGCCGGTCGACCGCCTCACCGCCGCCAAGGCGGTGCTCGCCGACTTTCTCGATCGCCGCGTCGGCGATCGCATCGGCTTGATCGTGTTCGGGCGCCGTGCCTACGTACTCACGCCCCTGACCTTGGACCGCGACACCGTGCGCGACCAGCTCAAGGACAGCGTGGTTGGCCTGGCCGGGCAGGAAACCGCGATCGGCGACGCGGTCGGCCTGGCGGTCAAGCGTCTGCGCGAGCAGCCTTCGGGGCAGCGCGTGCTGATCCTGCTGACCGACGGCGTCAACACCGCCGGTGCGCTCGATCCGAACAAGGCCGCCGAGCTCGCGCGCGATCATCAAGTGCGCATCCACACCATCGCCTTCGGCGGCGACGGTTCCATGTCTCTGTTCGGTTTCAAGATCGCGGTGCCGGGCGGCGACCCGCTCGACGAAACCTCGTTGCGCGCCATCGCCCAGACCACCGGCGGACGTTTCTTCCGCGCCCGCGATACCGCCGAGCTGGCCGGCATCTATGCCGAGATCGACCGCATCGAACCGGTGCAGCGCCCCGGCAAAGCGGTGCGGCCGCGCATCGAGCGCTATATCTGGCCCTTGGCGGCCGCGTTCGGAATGGCCTTGTTGGCCTTCGCATGGCCACGTCGGAGGCCGGCATGA
- a CDS encoding 50S ribosomal protein L25/general stress protein Ctc, which yields MSEHIIKATGRNVEGKGASRRLRRAASIPAIIYGGKATPQPIQLDHEKVWLASQHEWFYSSILTLDVDGKSESVLLRDMQRHPYKQIIMHLDFQRVDENQAIRVAVPLHFLNEDKSPAGKAADVVVTHELNEVEISCLPKDLPEFLEIDLSALAVGDIVHLSELKLPKGVEIPELKLGKEHDVAVVIAKHGKEETEEAVEAPVAEVPAAKVAKKDEDKK from the coding sequence ATGTCCGAACACATCATCAAGGCCACTGGCCGCAACGTCGAGGGGAAGGGTGCGAGCCGCCGCCTGCGTCGTGCCGCCAGCATCCCGGCCATCATCTACGGCGGCAAGGCTACGCCGCAGCCGATCCAGCTCGATCACGAGAAAGTTTGGCTGGCCAGCCAGCACGAGTGGTTCTACTCCTCGATCCTGACCCTCGATGTCGACGGCAAGAGCGAGAGCGTGCTGCTGCGCGATATGCAGCGCCACCCGTACAAGCAGATCATCATGCACCTGGACTTCCAGCGCGTGGATGAGAACCAGGCCATCCGCGTCGCGGTGCCGCTGCACTTCCTCAACGAAGACAAGTCGCCGGCCGGCAAGGCTGCCGACGTCGTCGTGACCCACGAGCTCAACGAAGTCGAAATCAGCTGCCTGCCGAAGGATCTGCCGGAGTTCCTCGAGATCGACCTGTCCGCGCTCGCCGTCGGCGACATCGTCCACCTCTCGGAGCTCAAGCTGCCGAAGGGCGTCGAGATCCCCGAGCTGAAGCTGGGCAAGGAACACGACGTCGCCGTCGTGATCGCCAAGCACGGCAAGGAAGAGACCGAAGAAGCCGTCGAGGCGCCGGTCGCCGAAGTGCCGGCTGCCAAGGTCGCCAAGAAGGACGAAGACAAGAAGTGA
- a CDS encoding ribose-phosphate diphosphokinase, giving the protein MQNDRNLLVFSGNANRPLAEAVCKELGIRLGKALVGRFSDGEVQVEIEENVRRQEVFVIQSTNAPTAENFMELLVLIDALKRASVANVTAVVPYFGYARQDRRPRSSRVPITAKVAAKMFGAVGADRVLTVDLHADQIQGFFDIPVDNVYASPLLLADIWRAHGTDNMVVVSPDVGGVVRARAIAKRLDDADLAIIDKRRPRANVATVMNIIGDVSGKTCVLVDDIVDTAGTLCAAAAALKAQGALKVVAYCTHPVLSGAAIDNVMKSQLDELVVTDTIPLTAAARATGRIRQLSVAELLAETIRRIAFGESVSSLYVD; this is encoded by the coding sequence GTGCAAAACGATCGCAACCTGCTGGTATTCAGCGGTAATGCCAACCGTCCGCTTGCCGAAGCGGTGTGCAAGGAACTCGGCATCCGGCTCGGCAAGGCCCTGGTCGGGCGCTTCTCCGACGGCGAGGTGCAGGTCGAGATCGAAGAGAACGTGCGTCGTCAGGAGGTGTTCGTCATTCAGTCGACGAACGCGCCGACCGCCGAGAACTTCATGGAACTGCTGGTCCTGATCGACGCGCTCAAGCGCGCATCGGTGGCCAACGTGACCGCGGTGGTGCCGTACTTCGGCTACGCCCGCCAGGATCGCCGCCCGCGCTCCTCGCGCGTGCCGATCACCGCCAAGGTCGCGGCCAAGATGTTCGGCGCCGTCGGTGCCGACCGGGTGCTCACGGTCGATCTGCATGCCGACCAGATCCAGGGCTTCTTCGACATCCCGGTCGACAATGTCTACGCCTCGCCGCTGCTGCTCGCCGACATCTGGCGCGCGCACGGCACCGACAACATGGTCGTGGTGTCGCCCGACGTCGGCGGCGTGGTCCGCGCCCGCGCGATCGCCAAGCGCCTCGACGACGCCGACCTGGCGATCATCGACAAGCGCCGTCCGCGCGCCAACGTCGCCACGGTGATGAACATCATCGGCGACGTGTCGGGCAAGACCTGCGTGCTGGTCGACGACATCGTCGACACCGCCGGCACCCTGTGCGCCGCCGCGGCCGCGCTCAAGGCGCAGGGCGCGCTGAAGGTCGTCGCCTACTGCACCCATCCGGTGCTGTCGGGCGCGGCGATCGACAACGTAATGAAGTCGCAGCTGGACGAGCTGGTGGTGACCGACACCATCCCGTTGACCGCCGCGGCCCGCGCTACCGGCCGCATCCGCCAGCTCAGCGTCGCCGAGCTGTTGGCCGAGACGATCCGCCGCATCGCCTTCGGCGAGTCGGTCAGTTCGTTGTACGTGGACTAA
- the ispE gene encoding 4-(cytidine 5'-diphospho)-2-C-methyl-D-erythritol kinase has product MPTSVSDPIEPNWSIWPAPAKLNLFLRITGRRADGYHLLQTVFRLLDWGDTIRLRPRADGRVVRHGASVAGVAEHDDLTVRAALLLQKEANSGQGADIVIEKRIPAGGGFGGGSSDAATVLVALDALWATNLGVDRLAELGLRLGADVPVFVRGENAWAEGVGEVLRPVELAPAWYVLVDPGVHAPTAALFQSSELTRDAAPATMSDFVSGKPLGNAFEPVLRKREAAVEAAFAALSQIGSPRLTGSGSGCFVEFAQRESAEAALAELPSGLRAWTAGGAGRSALCAALEANLPQGRRQEAQGTRF; this is encoded by the coding sequence ATGCCCACCTCCGTTTCCGACCCGATCGAGCCGAATTGGTCGATCTGGCCCGCCCCGGCCAAGCTGAACCTGTTCCTGCGCATCACCGGCCGCCGTGCCGACGGCTATCACCTGTTGCAGACCGTGTTCCGTCTGCTCGACTGGGGCGACACGATCCGCCTGCGCCCGCGCGCGGATGGGCGGGTAGTTCGCCACGGGGCCTCGGTGGCGGGTGTAGCCGAGCACGACGACCTCACCGTGCGGGCCGCCTTGCTGCTGCAAAAGGAGGCTAACAGCGGTCAAGGTGCTGACATCGTCATCGAAAAGCGCATTCCGGCTGGCGGCGGTTTCGGCGGCGGCTCGTCCGATGCGGCGACCGTGCTGGTCGCCCTGGACGCCTTGTGGGCTACCAATCTCGGTGTGGACCGCCTGGCCGAGCTCGGGCTGCGCCTGGGCGCCGACGTGCCGGTCTTCGTGCGCGGTGAGAATGCGTGGGCCGAAGGCGTCGGCGAGGTGCTGCGGCCGGTCGAGCTGGCGCCGGCGTGGTATGTCCTGGTCGACCCGGGCGTTCATGCGCCGACCGCGGCCTTGTTTCAATCGTCTGAATTGACGCGGGATGCCGCGCCCGCGACAATGTCGGACTTCGTTTCGGGTAAGCCGCTCGGGAATGCGTTCGAGCCGGTGTTGCGCAAGCGCGAAGCTGCCGTCGAGGCCGCCTTCGCCGCGTTGTCGCAGATCGGTTCGCCACGCCTGACCGGCTCTGGCAGCGGGTGTTTCGTCGAGTTCGCGCAGCGCGAATCCGCCGAGGCAGCGCTGGCGGAACTGCCTTCCGGCCTACGGGCCTGGACGGCGGGCGGTGCAGGGCGTTCCGCGCTGTGTGCCGCGCTCGAGGCAAATCTTCCGCAGGGGCGTCGCCAAGAGGCCCAAGGCACCAGGTTTTGA
- the ychF gene encoding redox-regulated ATPase YchF, producing the protein MGIKCGIVGLPNVGKSTLFNALTKAGIAAANFPFCTIEPNVGAVPVPDPRLNALAEIVKPQKLLPTAVEFVDIAGLVAGAASGQGLGNKFLAHIREVDAITHVVRCFENPDVIHVNNKVDPIADIETIDTELALADLESVEKAYQRAERSAKTGDKEAIVRKEVLGRVREGLDAGKPARALSLSEDDKAALRDLFLLTLKPVMYVANVLEDGFENNPHLDAVRERAKLEGAQVVPVSAAIEEELSQLDDADRDTFLADLGLAEPGLNRVIRAGYELLGLQTYFTAGVKEVRAWTVKAGSTAPQAAAVIHTDFEKGFIRAETISYDDFIKYKGEAGARDAGRLRLEGKEYRVQEGDVLHFRFNV; encoded by the coding sequence ATGGGTATCAAATGCGGCATCGTCGGCCTGCCCAACGTGGGCAAGTCGACCCTTTTCAACGCCCTGACCAAGGCTGGGATCGCCGCGGCGAACTTCCCGTTCTGCACGATCGAGCCGAACGTCGGCGCCGTGCCGGTGCCGGATCCGCGCCTGAACGCTCTGGCCGAGATCGTCAAGCCGCAGAAGCTGCTGCCGACCGCGGTCGAATTCGTCGACATCGCCGGCCTGGTCGCCGGCGCCGCGAGCGGGCAGGGCCTGGGCAACAAGTTCCTCGCCCACATCCGTGAAGTCGACGCCATCACCCACGTGGTGCGTTGCTTCGAGAATCCGGACGTCATCCACGTCAACAACAAGGTCGACCCGATCGCCGATATCGAGACCATCGATACCGAGCTGGCGCTGGCCGATCTGGAAAGCGTCGAGAAGGCCTACCAGCGCGCCGAGCGCTCGGCCAAGACCGGCGACAAGGAAGCGATCGTGCGCAAGGAGGTCCTGGGTCGCGTGCGCGAGGGCCTGGACGCCGGCAAGCCGGCGCGCGCGCTGAGCCTGTCCGAGGACGACAAGGCCGCCCTGCGCGATCTGTTCCTGCTCACCCTCAAGCCGGTGATGTACGTCGCCAACGTGCTCGAGGACGGTTTCGAGAACAATCCGCACCTGGACGCCGTGCGCGAGCGCGCCAAGCTCGAGGGCGCCCAGGTCGTGCCGGTCTCTGCCGCGATCGAGGAAGAGCTGAGCCAGCTCGACGATGCCGACCGCGACACCTTCCTGGCCGACCTCGGCCTGGCCGAGCCCGGTCTCAACCGGGTCATCCGCGCCGGCTACGAGCTGCTGGGCCTGCAGACCTACTTCACCGCCGGGGTCAAGGAAGTCCGCGCCTGGACGGTCAAGGCCGGCTCGACCGCGCCGCAGGCCGCCGCGGTGATCCACACCGACTTCGAGAAGGGCTTCATCCGCGCCGAAACCATCTCCTACGACGATTTCATCAAGTACAAGGGCGAGGCCGGAGCCCGCGATGCCGGGCGTTTGCGCCTGGAAGGCAAGGAATATCGCGTCCAAGAGGGCGATGTACTGCACTTCCGGTTCAATGTCTGA
- a CDS encoding DUF4381 domain-containing protein yields the protein MMDAPLPLRDIHQPDAPSLWPLAPGWWMLIAAVALVALLVYVWQRRRQRRRRDIARVFDQALEAAATPAAEVAAMSELLRRAARRHDRQADRLQGEQWLEFLDRGSKRSDFVDGPGRLLLDGGYRREADAAQVAALRELARQRFLRWMGAR from the coding sequence GTGATGGACGCGCCCCTGCCTCTGCGCGATATCCACCAACCGGATGCGCCGTCGCTGTGGCCGCTGGCGCCGGGCTGGTGGATGCTGATCGCGGCGGTCGCCCTCGTCGCGCTGTTGGTGTATGTCTGGCAACGTCGCCGGCAACGGCGGCGGCGCGACATCGCGCGGGTCTTCGACCAGGCACTCGAAGCCGCCGCCACGCCCGCGGCCGAAGTCGCGGCGATGTCGGAGCTGCTGCGTCGCGCCGCGCGCCGCCACGATCGCCAGGCCGATCGCCTGCAGGGCGAACAGTGGCTCGAGTTCCTCGATCGCGGCAGCAAGCGCAGCGACTTCGTCGACGGCCCCGGGCGCTTGTTGCTCGACGGCGGTTATAGGCGCGAAGCCGACGCGGCCCAGGTTGCGGCCTTGCGCGAACTCGCCCGGCAACGCTTCCTGCGTTGGATGGGAGCGCGTTGA
- a CDS encoding EAL domain-containing response regulator: MQFGKDMVLRLLIVDDSVEAAEAIVSGLRNSGIAVRPTRPENEQEVAALILQHPPDLVLAARNSRNVSLAKLMQSVDASGKDLPVLVLLESIDDAALLGALEIGARGVVLRSNVAHLQNAVRSEWADLEARRSLRRLEAQVRETERRCDALIDSSRDPIAYIHEGMHIRANAAYLEIFGFESFEDIEGMSLLDLVAPSQVDGFKQLLKQLSKGEAPPPSYETQARALDGNAFPAVMEFTAATYEGEHCLQVVLRRQEIDPELAREVEALRQRDQVTGLLNRATFLRALEDAVSDAAQNSAHHGLLLLEPDHYNQLLQEIGLDQADQLIAACSERLRAAIGPDDIAARFGEHQFAVLTRHSDHMHTSNLAEGIRAAFADHVLETDSLSLSATASVGGVQIGEKIASITAVLGKASQCLQSASDVGGNRTELFDPGAADRAEEERIAAWVGRIRDALDADRFVMNYQPLINLHGEPMEMYEAYLRMQNSPSGEVGGELVQPLSFLQIAEEHGLLWEIDRWVVGKAIQVIGERMRQGRRTTLLVKITQASLQDESLIQHVVEQLAKYGADGKLLVLQLPESKVFTNLRAAQELQSRISQYGVRVGLEQFGAGLNSFQLLNHFDAAFLKIDRGYMIDLTSNPDHQQRVREIAEKARELGRQTIAEFVQDAASMSLLFGAGIDYAQGHFLAAAGPDMDYDFQ, encoded by the coding sequence ATGCAATTCGGCAAAGACATGGTGCTGCGCTTGTTGATCGTCGACGACAGCGTCGAGGCGGCGGAGGCCATCGTCAGCGGGCTACGCAACAGCGGCATCGCGGTACGGCCGACACGGCCGGAAAACGAACAGGAAGTCGCCGCACTGATCCTGCAGCATCCACCGGACCTGGTGTTGGCGGCGCGCAACTCGCGCAACGTCTCGCTGGCCAAGTTGATGCAGAGCGTCGATGCCAGCGGCAAAGACCTGCCGGTGCTGGTGCTGCTGGAATCGATCGACGACGCCGCCCTGCTCGGCGCGCTGGAGATCGGTGCGCGCGGCGTGGTGCTGCGCTCCAACGTCGCCCACCTGCAGAACGCGGTGCGCTCCGAATGGGCCGACCTGGAAGCGCGCCGTTCGCTGCGCCGCCTCGAGGCCCAGGTGCGCGAGACCGAGCGCCGTTGCGACGCGCTGATCGATTCCTCGCGCGACCCGATCGCCTACATCCACGAAGGCATGCACATCCGTGCCAATGCCGCGTACCTGGAAATCTTCGGCTTCGAGTCCTTCGAGGACATCGAGGGCATGTCCCTGCTCGACCTGGTCGCGCCTTCCCAGGTCGACGGCTTCAAGCAATTGCTCAAGCAGCTCAGCAAGGGCGAAGCGCCGCCGCCGAGCTACGAAACCCAGGCCCGCGCGCTCGACGGCAACGCCTTCCCGGCGGTCATGGAATTCACCGCCGCCACCTATGAGGGCGAACACTGCCTGCAAGTGGTGCTGCGCCGCCAGGAGATCGACCCCGAGCTCGCCCGCGAAGTGGAAGCGCTGCGCCAGCGCGACCAGGTCACCGGCCTGCTCAACCGCGCCACCTTCCTGCGCGCGCTCGAAGACGCGGTCTCCGACGCGGCGCAGAATTCGGCCCACCACGGCCTGCTGCTGCTCGAACCCGACCATTACAACCAGCTGTTGCAGGAAATCGGCCTGGACCAGGCCGACCAGCTCATCGCCGCCTGCAGCGAGCGCCTGCGCGCGGCGATCGGCCCGGACGACATCGCCGCGCGTTTCGGCGAGCATCAGTTCGCGGTGCTGACCCGGCACAGCGACCACATGCACACCTCCAACCTGGCCGAAGGCATCCGCGCGGCGTTCGCCGATCACGTGCTGGAGACCGACAGCCTGTCGCTGAGCGCCACCGCCAGCGTCGGCGGCGTGCAGATCGGCGAGAAGATCGCCAGCATCACGGCGGTGCTCGGCAAGGCCAGCCAGTGCCTGCAGTCGGCCAGCGACGTCGGCGGCAACCGCACCGAGCTGTTCGACCCCGGCGCGGCCGACCGTGCCGAGGAAGAACGCATCGCCGCCTGGGTCGGACGCATCCGCGACGCCCTCGACGCCGATCGCTTCGTCATGAACTACCAGCCGCTGATCAATCTGCACGGCGAGCCGATGGAGATGTACGAGGCCTATCTGCGCATGCAGAACAGCCCCTCGGGCGAAGTCGGCGGCGAACTGGTGCAGCCGTTGTCGTTCCTTCAGATCGCCGAAGAACACGGCCTGCTGTGGGAAATCGACCGTTGGGTGGTCGGCAAGGCCATCCAGGTGATCGGCGAACGCATGCGCCAGGGCCGCCGCACCACCTTGCTGGTCAAGATCACCCAGGCCTCGCTGCAGGACGAGAGCCTGATCCAGCACGTAGTCGAGCAACTGGCCAAGTACGGCGCCGACGGCAAGCTGCTGGTGCTGCAACTGCCCGAGTCCAAGGTCTTCACCAACCTGCGCGCCGCGCAGGAACTGCAGTCGCGCATCTCCCAGTACGGCGTACGCGTCGGCCTGGAGCAATTCGGCGCCGGCCTCAACTCGTTCCAGCTGCTCAACCATTTCGACGCCGCCTTCCTCAAGATCGACCGCGGCTACATGATCGACCTCACCTCGAACCCCGACCACCAGCAGCGCGTGCGCGAAATCGCCGAAAAGGCGCGCGAACTGGGCCGGCAGACCATCGCCGAGTTCGTCCAGGACGCCGCCAGCATGAGCCTGCTGTTCGGCGCCGGCATCGACTACGCCCAGGGCCACTTCCTGGCCGCGGCCGGGCCGGACATGGATTACGACTTCCAGTAG
- a CDS encoding lipoprotein insertase outer membrane protein LolB → MXXGAAAPRIAAGPDGRPLSIEQAGWSIAYEWPLTGDLPSRLDARRGDARVRLIVDQWQGAEAAQASGGAGR, encoded by the coding sequence GTGNNNNNCGGCGCCGCCGCGCCGCGGATCGCCGCGGGGCCCGACGGCCGCCCGCTTTCGATCGAGCAGGCCGGCTGGAGCATCGCCTACGAATGGCCGCTCACTGGCGACCTGCCGTCGCGGCTGGACGCGCGCCGCGGCGACGCCCGGGTACGTTTGATCGTCGATCAGTGGCAGGGCGCGGAGGCCGCGCAGGCATCCGGCGGCGCCGGCCGCTGA